A genomic region of Phragmites australis chromosome 2, lpPhrAust1.1, whole genome shotgun sequence contains the following coding sequences:
- the LOC133909848 gene encoding VQ motif-containing protein 4-like, translated as MDAGAATSTRERPAPSSPVAALPMPLSQASADPSNPFPTTFVQADTTSFKQVVQILTGTPETAAAAAAGGAQASALAPQKPAPAPPGPKKPAFKLYERRSSMKSLKMLCPLLPAAAAFGAGGSAGGFSPRGFSPRGLEVLSPSMLDFPSLALGSPVTPLPPLPGSEEAAAAEDRAIAEKGFYLHPSPRGNASTGGEPHPPPRLLPLFPVQSPTATRP; from the coding sequence ATGGAcgccggcgccgccaccagCACTCGGGAGCGCCCCGCGCCGTCCTCGCCGGTTGCCGCGCTGCCGATGCCGCTGTCGCAGGCGTCCGCCGACCCATCCAACCCCTTCCCCACCACCTTCGTCCAGGCGGACACCACCTCCTTTAAGCAGGTCGTCCAGATCCTCACCGGCACGCCGGAgaccgcggcggccgcggctgcGGGAGGGGCACAGGCCTCGGCGCTGGCCCCTCAGAAGCCAGCGCCCGCACCCCCGGGGCCCAAGAAGCCGGCTTTCAAGCTCTACGAACGGCGGAGCAGCATGAAGAGCCTCAAGATGCTCTGCCCCCTgctcccggccgccgccgccttcggcGCCGGTGGCTCCGCCGGCGGGTTCTCCCCGCGGGGGTTCTCGCCGCGCGGGTTGGAGGTGCTGTCGCCGAGCATGCTGGACTTCCCATCGCTGGCGCTGGGGAGCCCCGtgacgccgctgccgccgctgccggggTCCGAGGAGGCCGCGGCAGCCGAGGACCGCGCCATCGCCGAGAAGGGATTCTACCTCCACCCGTCGCCGCGCGGCAATGCCAGCACCGGCGGCGAGCCGCATCCGCCGCCCAGGCTGCTTCCGCTCTTCCCCGTGCAGTCGCCGACCGCGACCCGGCCGTGA